From the Corticium candelabrum chromosome 2, ooCorCand1.1, whole genome shotgun sequence genome, one window contains:
- the LOC134198345 gene encoding uncharacterized protein LOC134198345, which produces MPDSSEHRRYFHGQDTLQAVLMWVALDGSISDPSKVALKDCSHHSPATLCDSSTEVLADVFCGRTEVRLVAEDAVQDFSGQIPTTPTLFDLIKQLQQQVTTSLALVFSLEVRREHCLMDALDSVNQRGFDPQKTPAVEFLGEEGVDSGSLRIELWHLVARNAQGFLVCGNHDRCIPIHSVKHLSQENFKKFGVLIAMAVVQDGMGCPVFAPCVYSYLCGKTLTEIKSDIMDIPDPDVCSIAKQVLL; this is translated from the exons ATGCCTGACTCTTCAGAGCATCGTCGTTACTTCCATGGCCAGGACACACTTCAG GCTGTGTTAATGTGGGTGGCACTTGATGGATCAATAAGTGACCCCAGTAAAGTTGCTTTGAAAGATTGCTCCCACCATTCTCCAGCTACTTTGTGTGACAGCTCAACTGAAGTATTAGCTGATGTGTTCTGTGGCAGAACTGAAGTAAGACTTGTTGCGGAAGATGCTGTGCAAGACttctctg GTCAAATCCCCACAACTCCAACCTTGTTTGATCTTATAAAACAGTTGCAGCAACAAGTTACCACTAGCTTGGCTCTCGTTTTCTCTCTCGAGGTTCGAAGGGAACACTGCTTGATGGATGCATTAGATTCAGTGAATCAAAGAGGGTTTGATCCGCAAAAGACACCTGCG GTTGAATTTCTTGGAGAAGAGGGAGTGGACAGTGGCAGTCTGAGAATAGAGTTGTGGCATTTAGTTGCCAGGAATGCTCAAGGCTTTCTGGTATGTGGTAACCATGACAGATGCATACCCATTCATAGCGTGAAACATCTGTCA CAAGAAAACTTTAAGAAATTTGGAGTTTTAATAGCGATGGCAGTTGTTCAAGATGGCATGGGCTGTCCTGTCTTTGCACCTTGTGTTTATAGCTACTTATGTGGCAAAACACTAACTGAAATCAAATCAGACATTATGGACATCCCTGATCCAGACGTCTGTTCAATTGCTAAGCAGgtgctgttgtag